The following are encoded in a window of Bradyrhizobium sp. WBOS07 genomic DNA:
- a CDS encoding transketolase, which produces MPVDSARLDTLTALSRKALWLSSWTIHHANHIRANADGLKVGGHQASSASLATIMSALYFHVLRPEDRVAVKPHASPVFHAIQYLFGRQSRDKLENFRGFKGAQSYPSRTKDVDDVDFSTGSVGLGVAQTLFSSLVQDYVKAHGWMKDRREGRMIALVGDAEMDEGNIWEALAEGWKHGLRNTWWVVDYNRQSLDAVVREGLWEKFETMFRNFGWDVVIVKYGRLMREAFAEPGGEALKRWIDNCPNALYAALCFQGGAAFRKHLHDEIGDQGPITKLIDKRSDDELLALMSNLGGHDMASMLEAFDSIDHDRPVCFIAYTIKGVGLPFQGHKDNHAGLMTVAQMEKYRDSQNIRPGYEWDKFEGLTQDAAELEAFLAQVPFNQDGRRLNAPVVEVPQQLAFKPSSQMSTQQGFGLVLNEIARSDSELARRIVTTSPDVTVSTNLGPWVNRRGLFARAEKVDLFRSEKIPSTYNWDASPKGQHLELGIAEMNLFIMLSALGLSHQINGERLLPVGTLYDPFIERGLDALNYACYQDARFMVAATPSGITLAPEGGAHQSIATPLIGMAQDGLASFEPAFVDELAVIMGWGFQHMQREPGEGGSVYLRLSTRSIEQAQRIMTPELQQGITDGAYWLRKPGPNAEVVIAYTGAVAPEAIEATGFVGESRRDVGLLAITSADRLHAGWTAARKLRRDRRGVQHLSHIEKLLAPLPRDCGIVTVIDGHPSALGWLGGVRGHRVEALGVEQFGQTGSIADLYRHYGIDANAIIDAAESLTVGAPVLHRKMAV; this is translated from the coding sequence ATGCCCGTCGATTCCGCCCGTCTGGACACATTGACCGCCCTCAGCCGCAAGGCGCTGTGGCTGTCGTCCTGGACCATCCACCATGCCAACCACATCCGCGCCAATGCGGACGGCCTCAAGGTCGGCGGGCACCAGGCCTCCTCGGCCTCGCTCGCGACCATCATGTCGGCGCTGTACTTCCACGTGCTGCGCCCGGAGGATCGCGTCGCGGTGAAGCCGCATGCGAGCCCGGTGTTCCACGCCATCCAATATCTGTTCGGCCGGCAGAGCCGCGACAAGCTGGAGAACTTTCGCGGCTTCAAGGGCGCGCAGTCCTATCCCTCGCGCACCAAGGACGTCGACGACGTCGATTTCTCCACCGGCTCGGTCGGCCTCGGCGTCGCCCAGACGCTGTTTTCTTCGCTGGTGCAGGACTACGTCAAGGCGCATGGCTGGATGAAGGATCGCCGCGAAGGTCGCATGATTGCCCTGGTCGGCGACGCCGAGATGGACGAGGGCAATATCTGGGAGGCGTTGGCCGAAGGCTGGAAGCACGGCCTGCGCAACACCTGGTGGGTGGTCGACTATAACCGCCAGTCGCTCGATGCCGTCGTGCGCGAGGGGCTGTGGGAAAAGTTCGAGACTATGTTCCGCAATTTCGGCTGGGACGTGGTGATCGTGAAATACGGCCGCCTGATGCGCGAGGCCTTTGCCGAGCCCGGCGGCGAAGCCTTGAAGCGCTGGATCGACAATTGCCCGAACGCGCTCTATGCGGCGTTGTGCTTCCAGGGCGGCGCTGCCTTCCGCAAGCATCTGCATGACGAGATCGGCGACCAGGGCCCGATCACGAAGCTGATCGACAAGCGCAGCGACGACGAACTGCTTGCGCTGATGTCGAATCTCGGCGGCCACGATATGGCGAGCATGCTGGAGGCGTTCGACTCCATCGACCACGACCGTCCGGTCTGCTTCATCGCCTACACCATCAAGGGCGTCGGCCTGCCGTTCCAGGGCCACAAGGACAACCATGCCGGCCTGATGACGGTCGCGCAGATGGAAAAATATCGCGACAGCCAGAACATCCGGCCCGGCTATGAATGGGACAAGTTTGAAGGGCTGACGCAGGATGCGGCTGAGCTGGAAGCTTTCCTCGCGCAGGTGCCGTTCAATCAGGACGGTCGCCGGCTGAATGCGCCGGTCGTCGAGGTGCCGCAGCAGCTTGCCTTCAAGCCGTCGTCGCAGATGTCGACCCAGCAGGGCTTTGGCCTCGTGCTCAACGAGATCGCGCGCAGCGATAGCGAGCTGGCGAGGCGCATCGTCACGACCTCGCCCGACGTCACCGTTTCGACCAATCTCGGCCCCTGGGTGAACCGGCGCGGCCTGTTCGCGCGCGCCGAGAAGGTCGACTTATTCCGCAGCGAGAAAATTCCCTCCACCTACAATTGGGACGCCTCGCCCAAGGGCCAGCATCTGGAGCTCGGCATCGCCGAGATGAACCTTTTCATCATGCTCTCGGCGCTCGGCCTCTCGCACCAGATCAACGGCGAGCGGCTCTTGCCGGTCGGCACGCTCTACGATCCCTTCATCGAGCGCGGGCTCGATGCGCTGAACTACGCCTGTTATCAGGATGCCCGCTTCATGGTGGCGGCGACGCCGTCCGGCATCACGCTCGCGCCCGAGGGCGGCGCACATCAGTCGATCGCGACGCCCTTGATCGGCATGGCGCAGGATGGGCTCGCCTCGTTCGAGCCGGCCTTCGTCGATGAGCTCGCCGTGATCATGGGGTGGGGTTTCCAGCACATGCAGCGCGAGCCGGGCGAGGGTGGCTCGGTCTATTTGCGGCTATCGACGCGCAGCATCGAGCAGGCGCAGCGGATCATGACACCGGAGCTGCAGCAGGGCATCACCGACGGTGCGTACTGGCTGCGCAAGCCGGGCCCGAATGCCGAAGTCGTGATCGCCTATACCGGCGCGGTCGCGCCCGAGGCGATCGAGGCCACCGGTTTCGTCGGCGAGAGCCGCCGCGATGTCGGCCTACTCGCGATCACCTCGGCCGACCGTCTGCACGCTGGATGGACCGCGGCGCGGAAATTGCGCCGCGACCGCCGCGGCGTGCAGCATCTCAGTCACATCGAAAAACTGCTGGCGCCGCTGCCGCGCGACTGCGGCATCGTGACCGTGATCGACGGCCACCCGTCAGCGCTCGGCTGGCTCGGCGGCGTCCGCGGCCATCGCGTCGAGGCGCTCGGCGTCGAGCAATTCGGCCAGACCGGCAGCATTGCGGACCTCTATCGGCACTACGGCATTGACGCCAACGCAATCATTGATGCGGCCGAAAGCCTCACCGTGGGCGCACCGGTGCTGCATCGGAAGATGGCGGTGTAG
- a CDS encoding zinc-binding dehydrogenase, giving the protein MRAAIFRNGEIVVGEMAEPRPGAGQVLVKTLACGICGSDLHARQHAHRLAEMAQKTGRKPMDLSRDVVFGHEFCCEIVDFGPGTARKLKPGTRVCSLPALLTPGGIEGIGYSNDNIGGYAEAMLLSEALLLEVPNGLAPEHAALTEPLAVGVHAVAKANIRGGEVPLVIGCGPVGLAVIAALKLRGLHPIVAADYSPARRALAARLGADVVVDPRASQPYATWAEHAQMSDAEKAARPPLQAMLPALKPAIIFECVGVPGLLQQVFEGAPRDARIVVVGVCMESDRNEPMLGIMKELNVQYVLGYTPEEFASSLRLIAEGQVDAAAMVTAEVGLDGVAKAFADLANPEAHTKIIVQPWR; this is encoded by the coding sequence ATGCGCGCGGCGATTTTCAGGAACGGTGAGATTGTCGTTGGGGAGATGGCCGAGCCCAGGCCCGGCGCCGGCCAGGTGCTGGTCAAGACGCTGGCCTGCGGCATCTGCGGCTCCGACCTGCACGCGCGCCAGCACGCCCATCGCTTGGCGGAGATGGCGCAAAAGACCGGCCGCAAGCCGATGGACCTCTCCCGCGACGTCGTGTTCGGCCACGAGTTCTGCTGCGAGATCGTGGACTTCGGCCCCGGCACCGCACGCAAGCTCAAGCCTGGCACCCGCGTCTGCTCGCTGCCGGCGCTGCTGACGCCTGGGGGGATCGAAGGCATCGGCTATTCCAACGACAATATCGGCGGCTATGCCGAGGCGATGCTGCTCAGCGAAGCGCTGCTGCTCGAAGTGCCCAATGGTCTGGCGCCGGAACATGCCGCGCTGACCGAGCCGCTTGCCGTCGGCGTCCACGCCGTGGCGAAAGCCAATATCCGTGGCGGCGAGGTGCCGCTGGTGATCGGCTGCGGCCCGGTCGGGCTTGCGGTGATCGCCGCGCTGAAGCTGAGGGGGCTGCATCCCATCGTCGCCGCCGATTATTCGCCGGCGCGGCGCGCGCTCGCAGCCAGGCTCGGCGCCGATGTCGTCGTCGATCCCAGGGCGTCGCAGCCCTATGCGACCTGGGCCGAGCACGCGCAGATGTCGGACGCGGAGAAGGCGGCACGGCCGCCGCTCCAGGCGATGCTGCCGGCGCTGAAGCCCGCGATCATCTTCGAATGTGTCGGCGTGCCCGGCCTGCTCCAGCAGGTGTTCGAGGGCGCGCCGCGCGATGCCAGGATCGTCGTGGTCGGCGTCTGCATGGAGAGCGACAGAAACGAGCCGATGCTCGGCATCATGAAGGAGCTGAACGTCCAGTACGTGCTCGGCTACACGCCGGAGGAGTTCGCAAGCTCACTGCGCCTGATCGCCGAAGGGCAGGTCGACGCCGCCGCCATGGTGACGGCCGAGGTCGGCCTCGATGGCGTCGCCAAGGCGTTCGCCGACCTTGCCAATCCCGAAGCGCACACCAAGATCATCGTGCAGCCGTGGCGGTAG
- a CDS encoding DMT family transporter, with the protein MPVPEKKQKARRAPARVDHPFKGIALVLLSTIFLGCSDVTAKYLSTSLPSIEITWIRFVTFALLFTPVMLPGSPLHAMRTERLGLQLMRGAALLGSSLFFITGLAFLPIAEASATGFVSPLFVTALSIIFLSEKVGMRRWIATAIGLTGVLIILRPGTSAFHAAAFFPIISAFCWAAALILTRMMSGREAVLTTMAYSALTGVAILSVMVPFVWVTPSWTAIGLGIVIGVASTVGQWIIVLAYRYGDASVLAPFSYTQLLWVSILGFFIFGEVPDVWTVVGAAFIVASGLYIAHRERVRRAQLLVLEERSPNP; encoded by the coding sequence ATGCCCGTGCCGGAGAAGAAGCAGAAGGCCCGCCGCGCGCCTGCGCGCGTCGATCATCCCTTCAAGGGCATCGCGCTGGTGTTGCTCTCCACGATCTTCCTGGGCTGCTCCGACGTCACCGCGAAATATCTGTCGACCAGCCTGCCCTCGATCGAGATCACCTGGATTCGCTTCGTCACGTTCGCGCTGCTGTTCACGCCGGTGATGCTGCCGGGCTCGCCGCTGCATGCGATGCGCACGGAGCGGCTCGGCCTGCAATTGATGCGCGGCGCCGCACTGCTCGGCTCCTCGCTGTTCTTCATCACCGGTCTTGCATTTCTGCCCATCGCCGAAGCCTCCGCCACCGGCTTCGTCTCGCCGCTGTTCGTCACCGCGCTGTCGATCATTTTCCTCAGCGAGAAGGTCGGCATGCGGCGCTGGATCGCGACCGCGATCGGCCTGACGGGCGTTCTGATCATCCTGCGGCCGGGCACCAGCGCGTTTCATGCCGCCGCCTTCTTCCCCATCATCTCGGCATTCTGCTGGGCCGCCGCGCTGATCCTGACACGGATGATGAGCGGCCGCGAAGCCGTGCTCACCACCATGGCCTATTCCGCGCTGACCGGCGTGGCGATCCTCAGCGTCATGGTGCCGTTCGTCTGGGTCACGCCGAGCTGGACGGCAATCGGCCTCGGCATCGTGATCGGCGTTGCCTCGACCGTCGGCCAGTGGATCATCGTGCTGGCCTATCGCTACGGCGATGCCTCGGTGCTGGCGCCGTTCTCCTACACGCAGCTGCTCTGGGTCAGCATTCTGGGCTTCTTCATCTTCGGCGAGGTCCCTGACGTCTGGACCGTGGTCGGCGCCGCCTTCATCGTCGCGAGCGGCCTCTACATCGCCCATCGCGAGCGGGTCCGGCGAGCCCAGCTGCTGGTCTTGGAAGAGCGTTCCCCGAACCCCTGA
- a CDS encoding Lrp/AsnC family transcriptional regulator, protein MPDLDTIDRKILALLQADSRMTMQELADKVGLSVSPCHRRVKLLEERGVISRYVATVDQKALGLHVSVFISIKLARQKEEDLNRFARAISKWDEVLECYLMTGNRDYLLRVVAADLASYETFLKTKLTRLDGIASIESSFALSQVKYSIALPV, encoded by the coding sequence ATGCCAGACCTCGACACCATCGACCGCAAGATTCTCGCCCTGCTGCAGGCCGACAGCCGCATGACCATGCAGGAGCTCGCCGACAAGGTCGGCCTGTCGGTCTCGCCCTGCCATCGCCGGGTCAAGCTGCTGGAGGAGCGCGGCGTCATTTCGCGCTATGTCGCGACCGTGGACCAGAAGGCGCTCGGCCTGCACGTCAGCGTCTTCATCTCGATCAAGCTGGCGCGGCAGAAGGAGGAGGACCTCAACCGCTTCGCCCGCGCGATCTCGAAATGGGACGAGGTCCTGGAGTGCTATCTGATGACCGGCAACCGCGACTATCTGCTCCGCGTGGTGGCCGCCGACCTCGCCTCCTACGAGACGTTCCTCAAGACCAAGCTGACCCGGCTCGATGGCATCGCCTCGATCGAGTCGAGCTTTGCGCTGAGCCAGGTGAAATATTCGATCGCGCTGCCGGTGTGA
- the bla gene encoding subclass B3 metallo-beta-lactamase, which yields MRKLIIAFVALLPLSGAAQAQTVKDLLNTLRAKWNEPTEPFKIIDNVYYVGTNGLASYLITSPQGHILVDTVMPESTSQIRTSIEKLGFKISDIKYLINTHAHIDHTGGFAELKQASGAQMVAGEADKPLLEGGYYPGAQEEKALDFPPVKVDRTVREGDTVAVGSVTLTARETPGHSPGCTSWAFSVKDGDATRSVLIFCSGTVALNRLVGSPTYSGIVDDYRKTFARAKDMKVDILLAPHPEMYKMAEKRAKLAGGGPNPFVDPGEFKVYAASLEKAFEEALVKQTAAAQEKKG from the coding sequence GTGAGAAAATTAATCATCGCATTCGTTGCGCTGCTGCCGCTGTCAGGCGCTGCGCAAGCCCAGACGGTGAAGGATCTGCTCAACACGCTCAGGGCGAAATGGAACGAACCGACCGAGCCCTTCAAGATCATCGACAACGTCTACTATGTCGGCACCAACGGACTGGCGTCCTACCTGATCACATCGCCCCAGGGGCATATTCTGGTCGATACCGTGATGCCGGAATCGACGTCGCAGATCAGGACGAGCATCGAGAAGCTCGGCTTCAAGATCAGCGACATCAAGTATCTCATCAATACCCACGCCCATATCGACCACACCGGCGGCTTTGCCGAGTTGAAGCAGGCGAGCGGCGCGCAGATGGTTGCGGGCGAGGCCGATAAGCCCTTGCTCGAAGGCGGCTATTATCCGGGTGCGCAGGAGGAGAAGGCGCTCGACTTTCCGCCGGTGAAAGTGGACCGAACGGTGCGTGAGGGCGATACCGTCGCTGTCGGCAGCGTTACGCTAACGGCGCGCGAGACGCCCGGCCATTCGCCGGGCTGCACCAGCTGGGCATTCTCGGTGAAGGATGGCGATGCAACACGCTCGGTGCTGATCTTCTGCAGCGGCACGGTCGCGCTGAACAGGCTTGTCGGCAGCCCGACCTATTCCGGCATCGTTGACGACTATCGCAAGACCTTTGCGCGCGCCAAGGACATGAAGGTCGACATCCTGCTGGCTCCTCATCCCGAGATGTATAAGATGGCCGAGAAGCGCGCCAAGCTCGCCGGCGGCGGACCCAATCCGTTCGTCGATCCCGGCGAGTTCAAGGTCTATGCGGCATCGCTGGAGAAGGCCTTCGAAGAGGCGCTCGTCAAGCAGACCGCAGCGGCTCAGGAGAAGAAAGGGTAG
- a CDS encoding SMP-30/gluconolactonase/LRE family protein, translating to MYLETPPRLIETTLFSAMPDKFRRKGVRSDWADANRPHVPTDSFIEGPSFDTDGNLYIVDIPFGRIFRVAPDGEWSLVIEYEGWPNGLKIAADGRILVADYMHGIMELDARAGRVTPVLTARNSESFRGCNDLHLASNGDIFFTDQGQTGLHDPSGRVYRLASNGRLDCLIDTGISPNGLVLDPTETVLFVAMTRDNAVWRLPFMKDGSVSKVGRFCSLFGTSGPDGMTMDAKGRLFVGHASLGHVFVFAPNGELIARIKSCAGPNCTNVAIGGAGKDRLYITESSTGSILVADISGLNP from the coding sequence ATGTACCTGGAAACGCCGCCGCGGCTGATCGAAACCACGCTGTTCTCCGCCATGCCTGACAAGTTCCGCCGCAAGGGGGTACGGAGCGATTGGGCCGATGCCAACCGGCCACATGTGCCGACCGACAGTTTCATCGAAGGGCCATCCTTCGACACGGACGGCAACCTCTACATCGTCGATATTCCCTTCGGTCGCATCTTTCGCGTCGCGCCCGACGGGGAATGGTCGCTGGTGATCGAGTACGAGGGATGGCCGAACGGGCTGAAGATCGCCGCCGACGGCCGCATTCTGGTTGCCGATTACATGCACGGCATCATGGAGCTCGATGCCAGAGCCGGCCGCGTGACGCCCGTCCTGACCGCGCGCAATTCGGAATCGTTTCGCGGCTGCAACGATCTGCATCTGGCCTCCAACGGCGATATCTTTTTCACCGATCAGGGCCAGACCGGCCTGCATGACCCGAGCGGCCGGGTCTATCGGCTGGCATCGAACGGCCGGCTCGATTGCCTGATCGACACCGGCATCAGCCCCAACGGCCTGGTGCTCGATCCGACCGAAACCGTGCTGTTCGTGGCAATGACGCGCGACAACGCGGTGTGGCGGCTGCCGTTCATGAAGGACGGCAGCGTGTCCAAGGTCGGCCGCTTCTGCTCGCTGTTCGGCACCAGCGGTCCCGACGGCATGACGATGGATGCGAAGGGCCGCTTGTTCGTTGGCCACGCCTCGCTCGGCCACGTTTTCGTGTTCGCCCCCAACGGCGAACTGATCGCGCGGATCAAGTCGTGCGCGGGGCCGAATTGCACCAACGTCGCGATCGGTGGCGCCGGGAAAGACAGACTCTATATCACGGAGTCGTCGACCGGCAGCATTCTGGTCGCCGACATCAGCGGATTGAACCCGTGA
- a CDS encoding aldehyde dehydrogenase family protein, whose protein sequence is MVNRMQFYIDGAWVDPVVKKSTAVVNPATEEAMYEVALGSKADVDKAVAAAKRAFATFSQTSRDERVALLSKVIEVYKGRLKEIGAAVSDEMGAPLPMAEKLQAGAGLGHLMTTLDVLKNYHFEEPVGTAMVLREPIGVVGMITPWNWPLNQIACKVAPALAAGCTMILKPSEFTPTSALIFAEILHEAGVPKGVFNLVNGLGPEVGAAMSEHPDIDMISFTGSTRAGIDVAKRAAPTVKRVSQELGGKSPNVILEGADLTKAVTGGVMHMFNNSGQSCNAPSRMIVPLSKMKEVAAIAKAVADKTKAGDPRAEGTTIGPVVNRGQWDKIQGLIKKGIDEGATLVAGGPGLPEGVNKGFYVRPTIFADVTPDMTIAREEIFGPVLTIIGAKDEADAVKIANDTPYGLAGYVYGPSVEDAKRVGRQIRAGNVNLQGVPNDRTAPFGGYKQSGNGREWGKFGLEDFLEVKAVAGFNAA, encoded by the coding sequence ATGGTCAATCGCATGCAATTCTACATCGACGGCGCCTGGGTCGATCCGGTCGTCAAGAAGTCCACCGCCGTGGTCAATCCCGCGACGGAAGAGGCGATGTACGAGGTTGCGCTGGGCTCCAAGGCCGACGTGGACAAGGCGGTTGCCGCCGCCAAGCGCGCCTTCGCGACCTTCTCCCAGACCAGCCGCGATGAGCGCGTCGCGCTGCTCAGCAAGGTCATCGAGGTCTACAAGGGCCGCCTCAAGGAGATCGGCGCCGCCGTCTCCGACGAGATGGGCGCGCCGTTGCCGATGGCGGAGAAGCTCCAGGCCGGCGCCGGCCTCGGTCATCTCATGACCACGCTCGACGTGCTCAAGAACTATCATTTCGAGGAGCCGGTCGGCACCGCCATGGTGCTGCGCGAGCCGATCGGCGTGGTCGGCATGATCACGCCCTGGAACTGGCCGCTCAATCAGATCGCCTGCAAGGTCGCGCCCGCGCTCGCCGCCGGCTGCACCATGATTTTGAAGCCGTCGGAATTCACCCCGACCTCGGCGCTGATCTTCGCGGAAATCCTCCATGAAGCCGGCGTGCCCAAGGGCGTGTTCAACCTCGTCAACGGCCTCGGCCCCGAGGTCGGCGCCGCCATGAGCGAGCATCCTGATATCGACATGATCTCCTTCACCGGCTCGACCCGCGCCGGCATCGACGTCGCCAAGCGCGCAGCGCCGACCGTGAAGCGCGTCAGCCAGGAGCTCGGCGGCAAGTCGCCGAACGTCATCCTCGAAGGCGCCGACCTCACCAAGGCGGTGACCGGCGGCGTGATGCACATGTTCAACAATTCCGGCCAGTCCTGCAACGCGCCCTCGCGCATGATCGTGCCGCTGTCCAAGATGAAGGAAGTCGCCGCGATCGCGAAGGCCGTCGCCGACAAGACCAAGGCGGGCGATCCCCGCGCCGAAGGCACCACCATCGGCCCGGTGGTCAACCGTGGCCAGTGGGACAAGATCCAGGGCCTGATCAAGAAGGGCATCGATGAGGGCGCAACGCTCGTCGCCGGCGGCCCGGGTCTGCCCGAAGGCGTCAACAAGGGGTTCTATGTCCGTCCGACCATCTTCGCGGACGTCACGCCCGACATGACGATCGCGCGCGAAGAGATCTTCGGACCGGTGCTGACCATCATCGGCGCCAAGGACGAAGCCGACGCGGTCAAGATCGCGAACGATACGCCCTATGGCCTTGCCGGCTACGTCTATGGTCCGTCGGTCGAGGACGCCAAGCGCGTCGGCCGCCAGATCCGCGCCGGCAACGTCAACCTCCAGGGCGTGCCCAACGACCGCACCGCGCCGTTCGGCGGCTACAAGCAGTCCGGCAACGGCCGCGAGTGGGGCAAGTTCGGCCTCGAGGATTTCCTCGAAGTGAAGGCTGTCGCCGGCTTCAACGCGGCGTAG
- a CDS encoding aldo/keto reductase, with the protein MNAKPFGRTGADVSVIGQGTWYLDHGDRKRAIAALQRGLDLGMTHIDTAEMYGDAELVIADAIAGRRDEVFLVSKVLPSNASRRGTITACERSLKRLKTDRLDCYLLHWRGSYPLQDTVAAFEELVQAGKIKSWGVSNFDADDLDEILEVSGKGRIACNQVLYHLKERAIEHAVIPWCETHGVAVVAYSPFGHDDFPDARSKGGAVLARIAEARRATPRQVALSFLTRATTVFAIPKASSAEHAGENAAAGDLVLTKEEIAALDAAFPRGAKPRSLPML; encoded by the coding sequence ATGAACGCAAAACCTTTCGGCCGAACCGGCGCCGACGTTTCCGTCATCGGGCAGGGCACCTGGTATCTCGACCACGGCGACCGCAAACGCGCGATCGCTGCGCTTCAGCGCGGGCTCGATCTAGGCATGACGCATATCGACACCGCCGAGATGTATGGCGATGCGGAGCTCGTCATTGCCGATGCCATCGCGGGACGTCGCGACGAGGTGTTCCTGGTCTCCAAGGTGCTGCCGAGCAACGCCTCGCGCCGCGGAACCATCACTGCCTGCGAGCGCTCGCTGAAGCGGCTCAAGACCGATCGTCTCGACTGCTACCTCCTGCATTGGCGCGGTTCCTATCCGTTGCAGGATACGGTGGCCGCGTTCGAGGAGCTGGTGCAAGCAGGCAAGATCAAGTCCTGGGGCGTTTCCAATTTCGACGCCGACGATCTCGACGAGATTCTCGAAGTCTCCGGCAAAGGCCGGATCGCCTGCAATCAGGTGCTCTATCATCTGAAGGAACGCGCCATCGAGCATGCGGTGATCCCCTGGTGCGAGACGCACGGCGTCGCGGTGGTCGCCTATTCCCCCTTCGGCCACGATGATTTCCCGGATGCGCGCAGCAAGGGCGGCGCCGTGCTGGCGCGCATCGCAGAGGCGCGTCGCGCGACGCCGCGTCAGGTCGCGCTGAGCTTCCTCACCCGTGCGACTACGGTGTTCGCGATTCCGAAGGCGTCATCGGCGGAACATGCCGGCGAGAATGCGGCGGCCGGCGACCTCGTGCTGACGAAGGAGGAGATTGCAGCGCTCGATGCGGCGTTTCCGCGCGGGGCGAAGCCGCGCAGCCTGCCCATGCTGTAG
- the ppk2 gene encoding polyphosphate kinase 2, with product MTAADRKSEISKRARIIQEMADDLDEELEMELDDARLDELLDETGTLKPAVDRRLYFRELLRLQGELIKLQDWVQSEKKKVVVLFEGRDAAGKGGVIKRITQRLNPRICRVAALPAPNERERTQWYFQRYVAHLPAGGEIVLFDRSWYNRAGVERVMGFCSEDEYQEFFKTVPEFERMLIRSGIILVKYWFSITDDEQQFRFTMRIKDPLKQWKLSPMDVESRSRWEAYTKAKETMLEHTHLPDSPWWIVDAVDKKRARLNCIAHLLTQIPYQEVVRAPVTLPPRVRNPDYQRGPVPPEMYVPAKY from the coding sequence ATGACCGCAGCCGACCGCAAATCCGAGATCTCCAAGCGCGCCCGCATCATCCAGGAAATGGCCGACGATCTCGACGAGGAACTGGAGATGGAGCTGGATGATGCCCGTCTCGACGAGCTCCTCGACGAGACCGGAACGCTGAAACCGGCGGTCGACCGCAGGCTCTATTTCCGGGAGTTGCTTCGCCTCCAGGGCGAGTTGATCAAGCTCCAGGACTGGGTGCAGAGCGAGAAGAAGAAGGTCGTGGTGCTGTTCGAGGGCCGCGATGCCGCCGGCAAGGGCGGCGTGATCAAGCGCATCACCCAGCGCCTCAATCCCCGCATCTGCCGCGTCGCGGCGCTTCCGGCGCCGAACGAGCGCGAGCGCACGCAATGGTATTTCCAGCGCTACGTCGCGCACCTGCCGGCCGGCGGCGAGATCGTGCTGTTCGATCGTAGCTGGTACAACCGCGCCGGCGTCGAGCGCGTGATGGGCTTCTGCTCGGAGGACGAATATCAGGAGTTCTTCAAGACAGTGCCGGAGTTCGAGCGCATGCTGATCCGCTCCGGCATCATCCTGGTCAAGTACTGGTTCTCGATCACCGACGACGAGCAGCAGTTCCGCTTCACCATGCGCATCAAGGATCCCCTGAAGCAGTGGAAGCTGAGCCCGATGGACGTGGAGTCACGCAGTCGCTGGGAGGCTTACACCAAGGCGAAGGAGACGATGCTGGAGCACACGCATCTGCCGGATAGCCCGTGGTGGATCGTCGATGCCGTGGACAAGAAGCGCGCCCGGCTCAACTGCATCGCACATCTATTGACTCAGATCCCGTACCAGGAGGTCGTGCGGGCTCCGGTGACGCTGCCGCCGCGCGTGCGCAATCCCGACTATCAGCGCGGCCCGGTCCCGCCGGAGATGTATGTGCCGGCGAAATATTGA